CAACGAACAAACGTGTTTAGGAAAGATTGGAAAAAATTatctatttctttttgcacAACTGTGTCTGTGTTTTTAGAAGCCCATTCAGAGTGTAGATAGCAGAGAGCGAAACAGGGAAGAGGATTAAACTGGTTTtaggttgttgctgtttttttttcgacgttAAATAATCGCTTGAGCGATATGAACTGTGCACtcggtgaaaagaaaattggttTCAATTTCAGGAGGAACAAGGATGCATCATCGATCGACGATGCCAGAACTGATGCACTCTCTCATTGTGGTTTCGTCTCATCATTTGGTACGgtattttgtgtaatttttcaagtgtaaaattgaaaatgaaaaacaacattcctCTATATATCACTTCACTggtaacaaacacacaaacacacacaaaattttGTAAACTTCGTTAAACACCACCCATTGCAGGCTGATAAACGCGCatcgtttttcatttgtttccatttccatgtCCTTTCAAAATCATCATATCCTAGCTAAACTAAACTCGTCCCTTTGTTCCTACGTTTGTTGCGTTTCCTTTCGTCCCTGCGTTATTTCTTCCTCCTTTCCTTGTGGTGATAGtggcgatttttttcttcttctaaatcGTTAACCAGAGCATTATAGACGGTGTAGTTTTAACGATGGCTCATTTGATTCATTGTATTCATTATAATTATTCTTACATGTTTGCGTCCACTCAAAAGCTTGCTCCTTCACGTCTTCTTCTAGCCCCTTTGTTAGCGTTCAGTGTTTGGTTTCCCTCTTCAGCAGTAGATTTTATCGTTTAGTACTGTCGTTGAAGGCGTTATTCTATGTTTCAGTATATTTAAGTTTAACATCCATGATCACAGGAGAAATAACTTGTATGCTCTGCTGACGAAAAGTGTTTCATTTGCGCATTCGCATTAAAacggttatttgttttttttttttgttttgttttctattacgGTTAATTTATGTTGCATTAAACTGCTGTTAGTTCTTTTCTCTTCCCTAAGTCTTCTCATTCTCTTCACTACAACAATCGCACGATCCGTGAAGGATTACGATACATTGGCCGCTCGATTATGTGTTAAATCATGTAAAAGCGATAGTAAATGACATAAAAAAGCATGCAAAGAACAGtattaaaagcaataaaagcaattgtctaaaaacaaaaacaaaacgaactaTACGAAATAATATGTTGGGTACATTTTGTGCTATGAATGATCTAATGAGGTAAtataaaagtgaaacaaaaaaaacaaacgtgtaAATAATAGATGAAACCATTTCTCAACTTGCATTCTGTCGTATGTGCAAATACGGCACAAAAACATTCGTTCAAATGCAAACACACATTGCAAtacacttttccattttcgatACTATTATTTGTTCTAttgtaatatttcattttcatgttttcgattttcatgttgtcactgttttctttttttccatttccttacACGGTTATACTGTACTTCTTGCTCTTGCtttgttaataaataatttaaaattgtaaaagtcTTTCATTACTaggtgtgtacgtgtgtttacTTCTGCGTTTCACCGCTTCGAACTTTGCATTACATTTGTTCTATTAgtttatctctttctctctttttgcgCAGAATTCATTCCATTCATTTAAAGCGtgattatttcattaaatCATACTTAAGGTATCTGAAATTCCGTCCACACACAGGACACTCGTGCACTCGATGCATTACAACACAAATGGTACTTGGTAATGATAAAGACCGAAGGTAATAGGAAGAGAGAGCCACTttctttgattgttttgtaagTCCTAACTAGCGCTACTACTATGTACGGAGAAGCGTAAGTCTCCACAATCGCGGGCTCTGCtgcgaaagtaaaaaaataaggaacgaacgggtgtgtgtgtgtactgtcTTGTTCTGGGCTTCAGTTTAGTGTACATTACCATTCCTGCTTTATCATTCCATTTGCATTCGTGCTTGAGCTTGGGAGCGTGAGCGAGCGCAATTTCGGGTGTTGGAAGAATAgataaataattgaataaatggaatcagaaaataatttgaaaattggctaccataaaaataagagaaataatttaatccaCTGCATATTCGTGTCTCTTAGCTAACACCATTTCCTTCCACGCTATTATCAGAACGCAACCAACTGCCACACATCGTCACTATATTCTAACGTCTGTTCCGCGCTGCTTTGCTAGCGAATTACTAACACCCGTGTGCTGATCACGGTGCTTTACTGAAGTTAACAAGCGTGTAAAACTTTTACGGAAAGATCTTGCACACCTTAGGAAGCGCGAAAACAGAGGGCTTTCGTTGCAAGCTGGATGATGTGTAGGAAGGATGTGCATCACACCACCTTGCTCTATTGCTCATGAACGATCCACATtgggtttggtgttttttttcactttgtcTTCttcattaatttgtttgttggctTCGCGGCAACGACACATCGCGATGACGATGGCGAACGGGAAATGCAAACCGATACAACAACAATCAAAAGACTAACAGTTTGGTGTGTGAGACTCCCCCGAAGGATGTGATTAAAACACTGCCCCCGATGGAAGGGTCTGGTCTATATTAATGTGTGATACGTGTACTGCAAGCAGATGGAGGCAAAGGGCGAAAAGGACGTCCCGAAAGTTTCCCCCTCCGGTATTCCGCCGAAAGAGGAATCTCGGAATGACGGCAGCGGATGCTGTTGCGATGCCTCGTAAGCGGAGCCACCAGCAATCTGATGTTCGTTCTTCGCCGGAACAGATCACGTCATGTTAACGCCGAGGGCACGGCTCGTATACTCGTACACGACGTAGCTGATCGAGACGGCCGGTAATACTTTGATGAAGTTCGGTGTAATACCACGGTACAGACCAAGCGGACCCTCCGTTTGTATTATTCGCTTAAATACATTCGTCATGTTCGGTTCCACCGCTACGCTACCGTCGGGATTCGGACCGATTGTAACCGCTGCAaatgggagagaaaaaagaaaagaaattcgGTTAGATTATGCTTTGTTTCCGTCGCACGGGGCACCTGCTTACCTTGCGCTTGTAATCGAGTTCGCACCAATGCCAACGGGTACGAACATACCTGGCCGAGCGTACTGGACGCACTGCCACAAGCAAGCAACAGCCAGAAGCTTGGCTGTTCCGTCTCATGGTGGCTAAGGTACTTCTTCTTCAGCGTTTCGTACACTGCCAGATCGATACCGGCGTACGGGATGATGCCGAGCATGTTTGGAATGTAGCCGCGATAGAACGAACGTAGTCCCTCGCGTCGGTAGATCTTCGATGCCGCATCCAGGATGCTGCTGTATTCGCCCGTCTTTCTTAACGCTAGTCGTGTTTTTAATACTTCCATCGGATAGATTGCCGTCTGGCTGACGCCACCCGCACACGCACCCGCCACAAACCGCTCGTAGATCGTCATCTGGCGCTTGTCATTGCCACGGATCAACCGTTTCACCTGCTCGTACGCCGCAAACTTGATCGCGCTTTCCGGGGCGATCTTTAGCACGTTGATGAAGTTACCGCGCCAGAGGCTCCGTACGCCACCCTCCTTCAGCATGTACTGAAGACAATCTGAGATTCTTTGTTTGGATGCTTGAACCTGGcggaaaaacagaaattacACCATTACAACATAGTGAGCacgtggatttttttgttttaaagcgaTAAAAGTACATACCTGCAGGAACACTTTCAACCTATCCAGCGGTGCCGTGCACGTGCGCGACACGGCACCAGCAATTCCACCGGCCGCCAAATGGCGCCACCACATACCGGTTTGCATTTCGCTCTGTGTGAAGTCATCAGGTACATTTAGATCCTCACCGATATCCAAGTACTGTAATGTtgagaagaaggaaagaaatatttcgGTTAGCAAAGCGAAACTTACGAATGGTGTTGCAAGAACTAGCAGTACTTAGCATTTACTGGTGCTGCTTTCAAGAATATACCCAAACAACGATTATGCGAGGTACGATGTATAATGGCTTGATAGATGATTTATGTAACTCGAcccatgtgcttggatcgatGACCAACAACATGAGATACTGTGCGTATGAGATGAATTGCTGTATGGAGCTTTATCACTTCCAATAAACAGGAAGTCACGTTTGAATTCTACCCTTAAATATGCTACCAAAAGGCAGTGCGCATTGATGATTCATTGGTTTGTGCCGaagttacaaaacaaatacaactgGCGTTACTATTAGATTAACTGATGTTTTTCAACCTACATCTTCAGATTATCTCTTATTTTGGCGCAAACTAATGAACACATTTTCATGGTATTCTAGGAAATAAATCACCCCTCTCTTCTTCTGCAAATCTCGCTAAAACACCATAGCGTGGAGTGAACCAATATTCATTAGTGTCTATTAACACAGATCACGCCCGTACACAACAGCAggccaaaaccaaacaaaatgcatTGAACCGAGAAGTGCGGGAGACGTCGTCAGAGCatccagccagccagccagccagcagCTGCAATGTTCGCTTATCATCATGACCTAAACATGCTACCAGTGAGTGGCATTATCAGTTGTTTGATCACCAACTGATGGTGTGCTGCCATGTGGATGTCGTCCCCTGCTGACGTATCCGGGTTACAGCATTTCGTCATTGTTTGtagtaaaagcgagatttacgTCTAGGTAAATATGTGAGACTTACGGGTCACCAAGCTCATTAAGATTGACCTACGAATTGAGCATAACAAACAGTTGTCACATATATGAGTATCAGCTGTAAACATGCTGCAGTTTACTGGTAGAATACGTTGGACCAAGATAACTAACTACAATGGATAGCTATGACGATAAATATGAGTTCAATGTCAGATAAATTAGACATATCTAGCTCAGGGTCACAATCGATACTTGGTGTGGTAATTTAGGCGGGGGAATCTGGACCAGGAGATGTGCGTCAAGAACTTGCTTCTAAAACTCATACATATATCTACGCAGACATCCAAATATTCTACACATCACACATCAACTGTACAAACAATACATCTTGTTCATTCTCGACGTCACAAAGAAGATTCTACGGTACACACCGATGCGAATCCAGATCGATCCAGATTAACCCTTGATGAAAGCGTCATGCCAGTAGACCGTGCCTCAGGTCAAACcagagcaaacaacaaatagcAGCCTTCGAAAAGACAACAATCGTGCGTCATTGATAACGTACTGGGACTTTTACTGCAGCTTCACGTGGTTTGAGCGAACGTCCAATGTGATGACCGATTTCGGCCAGAAAGTGACAGTATACCAGGAATACGACGAGGAATGTGAAGGTCATAGTTTTAATTGACTTAGCAATTATTATTCTTGATGGTGATACGAACCAAAAGAGACAAAACGAGAGCAGTTTTGGTGTAATGTTTGCCTGCATTGCTCTTACTATACAACTGGACATTAAAGACCGAGTTCCTTAGTCCTTTAAAGACTCCATAGAACCATATCTAGCGCAGCATGAAAAGGATACTTTCTGCGATAGATACACGTCGGCAGAGCTCGATAATTACTTTTATTGACATTATTTGCGTCTCATTTTTCGTATCTCTTTATGTCCTTTCCTTCAGACCTTGACTCTATCTTACCTACGGTACGTGCACGGTGCATGATACAGAGCACAAACGACaagtaattaaatttgctGTCGTGCTTAATCGAGTGATTAAacgtttaaatgttttgacaACACGATCTGGGGGCTGAACGCCTTCCAGCTGATGCCGGGGACTCGTCATTCAGAAATAGTTACTAACGTCAATACATTCGTATGGTAGGTGAATAATCTACTTTTGAAGTCCTTCcagaatttcccaaaaaaagaccTTATCAACAAAACGACGGGAGCACAAACTTTTATTGAACCTGTTCCACCACTCACCCAATCGTTACTTATCGCTGCATCTGTTTTTCGCTGTGGGCCAATATTGTTTCCTGCCTAGTAACAGCAGATTTCAGAAGTAGGCTCACTTTCACAACTCATGCCCAAAAGCTGTGTCCGTAACGGAACTCACGCATATCTCAAAACCTTTCTTATCAATGTATTCCTTCTCACTAGGAGGCATGTCTTCGACATTGCACGGTAACAATGGTAACAATTTGGGATGGATCGTATCTCTCGCACAAGTAGCAACATTCTAAAGGAAGATTCCAAAGTCCTCTATCTGTTTGGAGTCTCTACCGCTCTAGGACACTTTTATACAGACACAAGTCGACATAGTTTAGAGCATGCATGTTTAGAGCATCGAAAACACCAATTACATACACGTGAAGTTTGCAAAGCTAACTGTGCCGGTGCTGTTAGCGATACGTTTCGATACAATCTTTATCGCCACTTACGTAAGTGACCACACGGTCGCAACGGTCGCGTCAGTTGTCTCGAGGAATTGTTTGTCGACAAAAATAGTCTTCTTGGCACCacgagtaaaacaaaaaaaacgaaagaccAGAGTGTCTTAGACAGTGCGCAAACCGCACCAAAAAGTGACACTCTGTCGGGCGCGGGTTCTACAGTGCGGCATGGTAGTATAATATGGGGATTTCTTGTTCCTTATCGCCTAGAAGCACACTGCCGACTTCGTTCAGTACCTTGGTTACTAGCTCGACATAGAAATCACTGTCCAGTGTATCCATTCGTAGGGGGCGGTTGACGTTGCAGCTGATTTTCACCGCCCCAAGAGCCCCGGAAGAGCGGGATCGATAAAACCACGCGCACACAAACAATTCGTCCTTCGGTAACCACGCCGCACAGTTAGTCGGCGTAATCCTCAGAActcttcttttcgtttacGGAAATGAATGGTACACCCCGCGTTGTTCCGGTTGTCAGTTGTAGAGTTTGGGGTGGGACTTTTATTCACCCAAACACGCGAAACATTGCCAACGAGCTCATGGCGGTGGTTTGTCGATTCTGAATGCGTCCTGCCTAAGCTTGGAGCCCGTTCGTTTTCACAGGCCAACACCATAGAATGCTGACCCGTGTTCTATGTGTTCTGGCCCTGTGACTGACACACACTCACGGCACGACGCAACGGTGCGGTAACCAACTTTTCCGAACGTTCACCATCAACTGGCACCAACCGATGGATATTCCCGGAGGTGAACGAGAAACAACATTTGGGAAGGTTCGGGTTTTTGCAGGTGATGCCCGTTTGTtaaggaggaggaaaaaaagaccTCCGTCAAACCATTCGTGTTCGCGTTCAGCTACTCGTGAGCAGGAAAATCGCTTCTCGCAAATAAGAAGGTGTTCGATTCTCATGGTCGGCTCGGAAATGCCGCTCGCTCGGAAAAGCTCTTCGGGCAATTTTCCACCGGTGCCGTTTCGCTTATGAAGCAGTATTTTGTCTGCTTCCTCAATAGTTGcactatttttctctctctccctctctctctcgcttcgaTATTTGCGGGTTTTGCAAAGCATAAGCTGGCGGAAAGGCTATTCGTTGGATAAGTGAAGACGTGGAAATCTTCGTTCCTTTCCAACTGCTTTCCAAATACCAAACGCACCTCGACACGAAGCTGTACGTAACCAGTTTTGCAATGAATGCCATTGCCATGGATAGAGCACATTTGCAAACGAACAGACGAAGACATTTCGCTCGAAAACCATCACGTTTTG
The DNA window shown above is from Anopheles funestus chromosome 3RL, idAnoFuneDA-416_04, whole genome shotgun sequence and carries:
- the LOC125771686 gene encoding calcium-binding mitochondrial carrier protein SCaMC-2 isoform X5, with product MAFEQNKLQVSGDGVEDFILALKELLSRYLDIGEDLNVPDDFTQSEMQTGMWWRHLAAGGIAGAVSRTCTAPLDRLKVFLQVQASKQRISDCLQYMLKEGGVRSLWRGNFINVLKIAPESAIKFAAYEQVKRLIRGNDKRQMTIYERFVAGACAGGVSQTAIYPMEVLKTRLALRKTGEYSSILDAASKIYRREGLRSFYRGYIPNMLGIIPYAGIDLAVYETLKKKYLSHHETEQPSFWLLLACGSASSTLGQVCSYPLALVRTRLQAQAVTIGPNPDGSVAVEPNMTNVFKRIIQTEGPLGLYRGITPNFIKVLPAVSISYVVYEYTSRALGVNMT
- the LOC125771686 gene encoding calcium-binding mitochondrial carrier protein SCaMC-2 isoform X6, with the protein product MDTLDSDFYVELVTKYLDIGEDLNVPDDFTQSEMQTGMWWRHLAAGGIAGAVSRTCTAPLDRLKVFLQVQASKQRISDCLQYMLKEGGVRSLWRGNFINVLKIAPESAIKFAAYEQVKRLIRGNDKRQMTIYERFVAGACAGGVSQTAIYPMEVLKTRLALRKTGEYSSILDAASKIYRREGLRSFYRGYIPNMLGIIPYAGIDLAVYETLKKKYLSHHETEQPSFWLLLACGSASSTLGQVCSYPLALVRTRLQAQAVTIGPNPDGSVAVEPNMTNVFKRIIQTEGPLGLYRGITPNFIKVLPAVSISYVVYEYTSRALGVNMT
- the LOC125771686 gene encoding calcium-binding mitochondrial carrier protein SCaMC-1-B isoform X1 produces the protein MVNINRGPAGNGNDNGGNSGTPTYPQYLHELPQADEERLEKIFKKLDRDGNDRIDIHDLSAALKEFGLSHQYAEEYGHSLFFQRFLKQSDQNQSGDVGLAEFIHYVREHEKNLRLQFTHLDKNQDGKVDLEELITAFKELGIEMDRHEAAKLLKRMDKDGSLNISYDEWRDFLLLAPSSDIHELVKYWRHSTNLRYNEAYLMAIGRYNAVTNDAPTSDEPTPDSTFHPVLSLIDVEQAIEHVTDLLLNPPTNLSYNSSTNNGGASSHLLVDGKYLDIGEDLNVPDDFTQSEMQTGMWWRHLAAGGIAGAVSRTCTAPLDRLKVFLQVQASKQRISDCLQYMLKEGGVRSLWRGNFINVLKIAPESAIKFAAYEQVKRLIRGNDKRQMTIYERFVAGACAGGVSQTAIYPMEVLKTRLALRKTGEYSSILDAASKIYRREGLRSFYRGYIPNMLGIIPYAGIDLAVYETLKKKYLSHHETEQPSFWLLLACGSASSTLGQVCSYPLALVRTRLQAQAVTIGPNPDGSVAVEPNMTNVFKRIIQTEGPLGLYRGITPNFIKVLPAVSISYVVYEYTSRALGVNMT
- the LOC125771686 gene encoding calcium-binding mitochondrial carrier protein SCaMC-1-A isoform X2 codes for the protein MVNINRGPAGNGNDNGGNSGTPTYPQYLHELPQADEERLEKIFKKLDRDGNDRIDIHDLSAALKEFGLSHQYAERFLKQSDQNQSGDVGLAEFIHYVREHEKNLRLQFTHLDKNQDGKVDLEELITAFKELGIEMDRHEAAKLLKRMDKDGSLNISYDEWRDFLLLAPSSDIHELVKYWRHSTNLRYNEAYLMAIGRYNAVTNDAPTSDEPTPDSTFHPVLSLIDVEQAIEHVTDLLLNPPTNLSYNSSTNNGGASSHLLVDGKYLDIGEDLNVPDDFTQSEMQTGMWWRHLAAGGIAGAVSRTCTAPLDRLKVFLQVQASKQRISDCLQYMLKEGGVRSLWRGNFINVLKIAPESAIKFAAYEQVKRLIRGNDKRQMTIYERFVAGACAGGVSQTAIYPMEVLKTRLALRKTGEYSSILDAASKIYRREGLRSFYRGYIPNMLGIIPYAGIDLAVYETLKKKYLSHHETEQPSFWLLLACGSASSTLGQVCSYPLALVRTRLQAQAVTIGPNPDGSVAVEPNMTNVFKRIIQTEGPLGLYRGITPNFIKVLPAVSISYVVYEYTSRALGVNMT
- the LOC125771686 gene encoding calcium-binding mitochondrial carrier protein SCaMC-2 isoform X3; this translates as MVNINRGPAGNGNDNGGNSGTPTYPQYLHELPQADEERLEKIFKKLDRDGNDRIDIHDLSAALKEFGLSHQYAEEYGHSLFFQRFLKQSDQNQSGDVGLAEFIHYVREHEKNLRLQFTHLDKNQDGKVDLEELITAFKELGIEMDRHEAAKLLKRMDKDGSLNISYDEWRDFLLLAPSSDIHELVKYWRHSTYLDIGEDLNVPDDFTQSEMQTGMWWRHLAAGGIAGAVSRTCTAPLDRLKVFLQVQASKQRISDCLQYMLKEGGVRSLWRGNFINVLKIAPESAIKFAAYEQVKRLIRGNDKRQMTIYERFVAGACAGGVSQTAIYPMEVLKTRLALRKTGEYSSILDAASKIYRREGLRSFYRGYIPNMLGIIPYAGIDLAVYETLKKKYLSHHETEQPSFWLLLACGSASSTLGQVCSYPLALVRTRLQAQAVTIGPNPDGSVAVEPNMTNVFKRIIQTEGPLGLYRGITPNFIKVLPAVSISYVVYEYTSRALGVNMT
- the LOC125771686 gene encoding calcium-binding mitochondrial carrier protein SCaMC-2 isoform X4, whose amino-acid sequence is MVNINRGPAGNGNDNGGNSGTPTYPQYLHELPQADEERLEKIFKKLDRDGNDRIDIHDLSAALKEFGLSHQYAERFLKQSDQNQSGDVGLAEFIHYVREHEKNLRLQFTHLDKNQDGKVDLEELITAFKELGIEMDRHEAAKLLKRMDKDGSLNISYDEWRDFLLLAPSSDIHELVKYWRHSTYLDIGEDLNVPDDFTQSEMQTGMWWRHLAAGGIAGAVSRTCTAPLDRLKVFLQVQASKQRISDCLQYMLKEGGVRSLWRGNFINVLKIAPESAIKFAAYEQVKRLIRGNDKRQMTIYERFVAGACAGGVSQTAIYPMEVLKTRLALRKTGEYSSILDAASKIYRREGLRSFYRGYIPNMLGIIPYAGIDLAVYETLKKKYLSHHETEQPSFWLLLACGSASSTLGQVCSYPLALVRTRLQAQAVTIGPNPDGSVAVEPNMTNVFKRIIQTEGPLGLYRGITPNFIKVLPAVSISYVVYEYTSRALGVNMT